Proteins from a single region of Paenibacillus sp. BIHB 4019:
- a CDS encoding Ig-like domain-containing protein gives MRRKGLIGLLAGIIAIHFIFGSFIGAGTAHAATLPGPALAQITGHDFSYGAYTGAPYYIGLQDGGTREYHAFVRFNKTASAPAGYKVYLQIKVGNDLGGGDEGLAVRGTPIAKVWAYKTTPLPTSVENAHTGWPSMSDVLNTPSKYELLDSVTSGIVAGKLLSLDVTTYFNNASNGMLTFFLTGTESLNGTNVDRYRFDADPYIVYEEAVVNQAPTVTDYTESVDEDEIATGSIVGSDNDGDMLTYSLSQQAANGTATVNASTGAWEYTPNANYHGQDVFKVLVSDGKGGTATSTVTITVNSVNDLPVTSNDTATTNKNEKTTGQVIASDADGDTLTYSISKQGNYGGADVDSATGAWEYTPMLGYYGQDEFEIEVSDGNGGIATSTISVTIVNVNVAPTTSDDTATTDEDTSTTGQVTATDADGDVLEYSVSQQATNGTATVDAITGEWEYTPNTNYHGQDVFKIEVNDGNGGTATSTITVTVTPVNDPPVTSDDSATTNKNESTTGQVTASDVDGDPLTYSISQPAAHGSATVDPTTGAWEYDPDEGYHGQDVFKIEVSDGNGGTATSTISVTIVNVNVAPTTSDDTATTDEDTSTTGQVTATDADGDTLTYSVSQQGAHGTATVDSATGEWEYAPNADYHGQDVFKIEVSDGNGGTATSTITVTVTPVNDPPTAADDSVTTDEDTAVTGQVSANDVDGDTLTYSISQQGVHGTATVNSSTGAWEYTPDADYYGQDVFKVEVSDGNGGTVVSTISVTINSVNDAPVMTGIDATPFELLDTETKQPFTAVSIEDADPGQTLTVIISLDTAAKGEFTAASLQASGFNLVGSQYEASGTADDLTTAIRQLVFAPEANRVAPGTTETVILTVAVEDGIAAPVVDSQTALIVTSVNDTPTVSAISNQSIGKNTATEALSFTITDPDAEPSDFAVTAESSNTALVPLSGITLAGTGKQRTVTVEPVQGMQGSAVITIHVLDSSLAEGTSIFTVTVGNTKPVAAAIAPQQVDEDDVLSLTLSGTDEDLDTLTFLVDAQAEHGHVVISNGNQLTYKPNQDFNGDDSFAIKAFDGVDESDPVTVQVTVTPVNDRPVAENASYNVESLTSLTQKLHATDVDGDALTYRILTTGTKSSSVTIINGDEFVYVPSPGQLGADSFTYVASDGQEDSDPAVITVNITPYGISELGSLSTSTGSLSPAFHKDTLSYEQNVAYTVEATTITADAFDPLATVTINGQSADSPVTVELNVGLNEISVTVTAADSTKPSRTYLVKVTRAQQGSGSTPSTGTTSQPGTGAAGSGISVYVDGVKQEQTATVQTSTNNQLRYATVTLDNDKIIQKLESESNREVTIPYPEAADSVSSLLNGQLLKVMTDKTATLEIQTASASYAFPASLIPVDAIAKELGAQNSLKDIIFSITIAKSAKSESDQVYAAASGQGMEIAASPLEFHITASYGGKQINVSTFNGYVQMMIPMPEGTNANRITTGVVLHSDGQLYHVPTNITMLNGKYYAVINSLTNSTYSVIWHPREMQDVAQHWSRDEVNDLASRMVVQGTSETAFSPDASITRAEFAAIIVRGLGLRPAALQGQSKFSDVQAGSWYAGYAETAAAYGLITGYADGTFGALKTITREEAIAIIARAVAYTKLSTSGSLDKLSNFTDQNEISSWAKDAMAATVELQIVTGNAGQVHPQDDITRAEAAALIRRLLLQADLING, from the coding sequence GTGAGAAGGAAGGGGCTTATTGGTTTATTAGCGGGCATAATCGCAATTCATTTTATATTCGGCAGCTTTATCGGAGCTGGAACGGCGCATGCAGCCACCTTGCCTGGTCCGGCACTTGCCCAAATAACGGGACATGATTTCAGTTACGGGGCATATACCGGGGCTCCTTATTACATTGGGCTACAGGATGGAGGCACGAGGGAGTATCACGCTTTTGTGCGATTCAACAAAACGGCGAGCGCTCCTGCCGGTTACAAGGTTTACTTGCAAATTAAGGTAGGCAATGACCTTGGTGGCGGGGATGAAGGTCTGGCTGTTCGTGGAACGCCTATTGCCAAAGTATGGGCATACAAGACGACACCTCTTCCAACTAGTGTGGAAAACGCGCATACCGGATGGCCTAGCATGAGTGATGTGCTTAATACCCCCAGCAAGTACGAGCTATTAGATAGTGTGACGAGTGGAATTGTGGCTGGGAAGCTGCTTTCTCTCGATGTTACGACTTATTTCAATAATGCTTCAAACGGGATGCTGACTTTCTTTCTGACGGGCACAGAAAGCTTGAATGGAACCAACGTTGATCGGTACCGGTTTGATGCCGATCCGTATATTGTCTATGAAGAAGCTGTTGTGAATCAAGCTCCGACCGTGACAGACTATACGGAATCGGTAGACGAGGACGAAATCGCAACTGGCAGCATTGTTGGCTCCGACAACGATGGCGACATGCTGACTTATTCATTGTCGCAGCAGGCAGCGAACGGGACGGCAACGGTGAATGCGTCGACCGGGGCATGGGAGTATACTCCGAATGCGAATTATCACGGTCAGGACGTATTTAAAGTCTTGGTTAGCGACGGCAAAGGGGGGACGGCGACCAGCACGGTTACGATTACCGTCAACTCGGTGAATGATTTGCCTGTTACGAGCAACGACACTGCGACAACCAATAAAAATGAGAAGACGACTGGGCAGGTGATTGCAAGCGATGCGGACGGTGATACACTGACCTATTCCATTTCGAAGCAGGGGAATTATGGCGGTGCAGATGTCGATTCGGCAACCGGAGCATGGGAATATACCCCGATGCTAGGCTATTATGGTCAAGATGAATTCGAGATCGAGGTTAGTGATGGCAACGGCGGCATAGCAACGAGCACAATAAGTGTAACGATCGTGAACGTAAATGTAGCTCCGACAACGTCGGACGATACGGCAACGACCGATGAGGATACAAGTACGACGGGTCAGGTAACGGCGACAGATGCGGATGGCGACGTGTTGGAATATTCGGTGTCGCAGCAGGCAACGAACGGGACGGCTACGGTCGATGCGATAACGGGGGAATGGGAATATACTCCGAATACGAATTATCACGGACAGGACGTATTCAAGATTGAGGTTAACGATGGCAATGGAGGTACCGCAACCAGCACCATTACCGTCACCGTGACGCCGGTGAACGATCCGCCTGTCACGAGCGACGACAGCGCGACAACCAATAAAAACGAGAGCACGACGGGCCAGGTGACGGCAAGCGATGTAGACGGCGATCCGCTGACCTACTCTATTTCGCAGCCGGCAGCTCATGGTTCGGCAACGGTCGATCCGACAACCGGAGCATGGGAATATGACCCGGATGAGGGCTATCATGGTCAAGACGTTTTCAAAATTGAGGTTAGTGATGGTAATGGCGGTACAGCGACGAGCACAATAAGTGTAACGATTGTGAACGTAAATGTAGCTCCGACAACATCGGACGATACGGCAACGACCGACGAGGATACAAGTACGACGGGCCAGGTAACGGCGACAGATGCGGATGGCGACACGTTGACGTATTCGGTGTCGCAGCAGGGTGCTCATGGAACGGCAACGGTCGATTCGGCGACCGGGGAATGGGAATATGCCCCGAATGCGGATTATCACGGACAGGACGTATTCAAGATTGAGGTTAGCGACGGCAACGGAGGCACCGCGACTAGCACCATTACCGTAACGGTGACGCCGGTGAATGATCCGCCAACAGCTGCGGATGATTCCGTAACGACTGATGAGGACACAGCGGTTACTGGACAAGTATCGGCAAACGATGTGGATGGCGACACGCTGACTTATTCTATATCGCAGCAGGGTGTCCATGGAACCGCAACGGTTAATTCGTCGACCGGAGCGTGGGAATATACGCCGGACGCCGATTATTATGGTCAGGATGTATTTAAAGTTGAAGTAAGCGACGGTAACGGAGGCACGGTGGTCAGCACAATATCGGTCACCATCAATTCGGTAAACGATGCTCCTGTAATGACGGGAATTGACGCCACTCCATTTGAGCTGTTGGATACGGAGACGAAGCAGCCCTTTACTGCTGTATCCATAGAGGACGCGGACCCTGGACAGACGTTGACAGTCATTATTTCGCTGGATACTGCGGCAAAAGGCGAATTTACAGCCGCCTCCCTTCAAGCGTCCGGCTTCAATCTGGTCGGCAGTCAATATGAGGCTAGCGGAACGGCTGATGATCTGACGACAGCCATTCGCCAATTGGTATTTGCACCAGAGGCGAACCGGGTTGCCCCGGGAACGACGGAGACCGTTATTTTAACGGTGGCGGTAGAGGATGGAATAGCTGCACCAGTAGTAGACAGTCAGACGGCCCTGATTGTGACGTCGGTGAATGACACCCCGACAGTAAGTGCAATTTCTAATCAAAGCATAGGCAAAAATACAGCTACTGAGGCATTAAGCTTTACCATTACGGATCCTGATGCAGAGCCGAGCGATTTTGCAGTAACTGCCGAATCGAGCAATACTGCTCTTGTTCCGCTCAGCGGAATTACACTGGCGGGCACCGGCAAGCAGCGCACGGTTACCGTGGAGCCAGTTCAAGGAATGCAAGGCTCAGCTGTCATTACAATCCATGTATTGGACAGCAGTCTGGCAGAAGGCACATCCATCTTTACGGTGACCGTAGGGAACACCAAGCCGGTTGCAGCGGCGATTGCTCCGCAGCAAGTCGATGAGGACGATGTATTGAGCTTGACGTTGTCAGGTACGGATGAGGATTTGGATACGCTGACCTTTCTAGTCGATGCTCAGGCGGAGCACGGCCATGTGGTTATTAGCAATGGAAATCAGTTGACCTACAAGCCAAATCAGGATTTTAACGGTGACGACAGCTTTGCAATAAAGGCTTTTGACGGGGTGGATGAGTCCGATCCGGTTACGGTTCAAGTGACGGTCACGCCGGTGAATGACCGGCCGGTAGCTGAGAATGCGAGCTACAATGTAGAAAGCCTCACCTCTTTGACTCAGAAGCTTCATGCGACTGATGTTGATGGAGATGCATTGACCTACCGTATACTCACAACGGGTACGAAGTCCTCCAGCGTGACAATTATTAACGGCGATGAGTTTGTTTATGTGCCGAGTCCGGGTCAGCTAGGGGCAGACAGCTTCACCTATGTAGCTTCGGACGGACAGGAGGATTCTGATCCAGCCGTTATTACCGTAAATATCACACCTTATGGAATTAGCGAATTAGGGTCGCTTTCGACAAGCACGGGCAGCTTGTCGCCTGCTTTCCACAAGGATACGCTGAGCTACGAGCAAAATGTAGCCTACACAGTTGAAGCAACGACGATTACAGCTGATGCCTTTGATCCGCTTGCAACGGTAACGATAAACGGCCAATCAGCCGATAGTCCGGTTACGGTGGAGTTAAATGTCGGACTCAATGAGATTTCGGTCACGGTTACGGCGGCTGACTCAACAAAGCCGAGCCGTACTTATCTGGTGAAGGTAACCCGCGCCCAGCAGGGCTCAGGCTCAACACCTTCTACGGGCACTACCAGTCAGCCAGGTACAGGGGCAGCAGGAAGTGGAATTTCGGTCTACGTAGACGGAGTGAAGCAGGAGCAGACGGCTACGGTACAGACGTCCACCAACAATCAGCTGCGCTATGCGACAGTTACGCTCGACAACGACAAAATTATTCAAAAGCTGGAGTCCGAATCCAACCGCGAAGTAACGATTCCGTATCCAGAAGCGGCAGATAGCGTGAGCAGCTTGCTGAATGGTCAATTGCTCAAGGTGATGACGGATAAAACGGCGACGCTTGAAATTCAAACCGCCTCGGCCTCCTATGCATTCCCGGCATCGCTTATCCCTGTTGATGCGATTGCCAAGGAGCTAGGAGCGCAGAACAGCTTAAAGGATATTATTTTCAGCATTACAATAGCAAAATCGGCAAAATCGGAGTCGGATCAAGTATACGCCGCAGCATCGGGACAAGGCATGGAGATTGCAGCATCGCCGCTGGAATTCCATATTACAGCTTCGTACGGCGGGAAGCAGATAAATGTCTCCACGTTCAACGGATATGTGCAAATGATGATTCCAATGCCGGAGGGCACCAATGCGAATCGTATTACGACAGGAGTTGTGCTGCACTCCGATGGACAGCTCTATCATGTGCCGACCAATATTACGATGCTAAACGGGAAGTATTATGCAGTAATCAACAGCTTGACAAACAGCACGTATTCAGTCATTTGGCATCCTCGTGAAATGCAGGACGTGGCGCAGCATTGGAGCCGCGATGAGGTGAATGACCTGGCTTCCCGTATGGTTGTACAAGGGACTAGCGAGACGGCCTTTTCTCCGGATGCTTCGATTACCCGTGCTGAGTTTGCGGCGATTATCGTACGTGGTTTAGGCTTGCGTCCAGCGGCTTTGCAAGGGCAAAGTAAGTTTTCTGATGTACAAGCCGGAAGCTGGTATGCCGGTTATGCGGAAACGGCAGCGGCTTATGGTCTTATTACCGGTTATGCGGACGGCACATTTGGCGCCCTTAAGACAATTACCCGCGAGGAAGCAATTGCAATTATCGCAAGAGCTGTAGCTTACACGAAGCTGAGCACTTCGGGATCTTTGGATAAGCTGTCCAACTTCACGGACCAGAATGAAATCAGCAGTTGGGCAAAAGACGCTATGGCCGCTACGGTTGAGCTTCAAATTGTGACGGGGAATGCCGGACAAGTGCATCCGCAGGACGACATTACCCGTGCGGAGGCTGCTGCACTCATTCGCAGATTGCTGCTGCAGGCTGATTTAATCAACGGGTAG
- a CDS encoding tail fiber protein: MSDSYLGEVRLFVGTYAPEGWELCNGQVLKVSNHEALFSLLGATYGGDGRTTFALPDYRGRVPIHMGTSSTGSNFSLKDKGGVETVQLTQAQLPAHTHLAAAQQSAGDETSPTGHFWAASTVKQYSAGTTAPNAAMKQNALSTEGGNLAHNNIMPSMALTYIICTRGTYPTRQY; encoded by the coding sequence ATGTCAGATTCATATTTAGGCGAAGTCAGGCTATTTGTCGGCACGTACGCGCCAGAGGGCTGGGAACTATGCAATGGGCAAGTGCTGAAGGTGTCGAATCATGAGGCGTTGTTCAGCCTTCTCGGGGCAACCTACGGTGGGGACGGGCGAACGACGTTCGCCCTACCGGATTATCGGGGCAGAGTTCCTATCCATATGGGGACCAGCTCAACGGGCAGCAATTTTTCTCTGAAAGATAAAGGTGGCGTAGAGACGGTTCAGTTGACGCAGGCACAACTGCCGGCCCATACGCATCTGGCGGCAGCCCAGCAGTCTGCGGGCGATGAGACGTCGCCGACAGGCCATTTTTGGGCGGCGAGCACGGTCAAGCAATATTCTGCAGGAACAACAGCTCCTAACGCCGCGATGAAACAAAATGCTTTGTCCACGGAAGGTGGCAATCTGGCACATAACAATATAATGCCTTCCATGGCACTAACTTATATTATTTGTACGCGAGGCACCTATCCGACGAGGCAGTATTAA
- a CDS encoding tail fiber protein, whose amino-acid sequence MEEWFLGEIRLFAIDFAPAGWAQCNGQTLKVSENQALFSIISNKFGGDGKTTFQLPNLQGRAVLNPTTDGVFPVYSNGGTETHALTINEIPQHTHTMYASSAASTKGAAASNIWGESSARAYSSTANRYMSPQAIGITGAGQAHSNMQPYAVANFCIALSGTYPPKN is encoded by the coding sequence ATGGAAGAATGGTTTCTTGGTGAAATACGTTTGTTTGCAATCGACTTCGCTCCCGCAGGATGGGCCCAATGCAATGGACAAACACTTAAAGTGAGTGAGAACCAAGCTTTATTCTCGATTATTAGCAATAAATTCGGTGGGGATGGCAAAACCACTTTCCAACTGCCAAATTTGCAGGGAAGGGCTGTTTTAAATCCAACAACAGACGGAGTATTCCCCGTATATTCGAACGGTGGGACAGAAACGCATGCCTTGACGATAAATGAAATTCCCCAGCACACGCATACGATGTATGCCAGTTCAGCCGCAAGTACAAAAGGCGCGGCTGCCTCCAATATATGGGGCGAAAGCAGCGCAAGGGCTTACAGCAGCACGGCGAACAGGTACATGTCGCCTCAAGCAATCGGGATAACGGGCGCGGGACAGGCCCACTCTAATATGCAACCCTACGCGGTCGCAAATTTTTGCATTGCACTATCAGGTACTTATCCACCGAAAAATTAA
- a CDS encoding tail fiber protein: protein MDAFIGEIRLFTGNYAPQGWAFCHGQQVSISYNQPLYSIIGDAFGTDYLTYFTLPDLRGLVPIHQGSGVGLTPWQCYEKGGSITETINTFEMPNHTHQLNAQTGGNATDASDNIWATTPRGTTVNVYNEEQPNSSMNVNAVTASGGSQAHNNMQPYLAINYIICLEDGMYPVKAQ, encoded by the coding sequence ATGGACGCTTTTATCGGAGAAATTCGCTTGTTTACAGGAAACTATGCTCCTCAGGGATGGGCCTTTTGTCATGGACAGCAGGTTTCGATTTCGTACAATCAACCATTATACTCGATAATAGGAGATGCGTTTGGCACAGACTATTTAACGTATTTTACGTTGCCTGATTTGCGGGGCCTTGTGCCGATCCATCAAGGCAGCGGAGTAGGTCTAACTCCATGGCAGTGCTATGAAAAGGGCGGCAGCATTACAGAAACGATTAACACCTTTGAAATGCCTAATCATACACATCAGTTGAACGCCCAGACAGGAGGAAATGCGACGGACGCATCCGATAATATTTGGGCTACTACACCGCGGGGGACTACAGTTAATGTGTATAATGAAGAACAGCCGAATTCCAGCATGAATGTGAACGCTGTAACTGCAAGCGGAGGGTCTCAAGCACACAATAATATGCAGCCATACTTGGCGATCAATTATATTATTTGCCTAGAAGATGGCATGTATCCCGTTAAAGCGCAATAG
- a CDS encoding chromate transporter, with protein MDWLDLIIGFFLANILGYGGGPASIPLMYHEIVDRYHWSTDAEFSNILALGNALPGPIATKIAAFVGYDVYGIPGMAIALAATIVPSAVALIFLLKLLQKHRQSPIVKGMTLLVQPVVAIMMLLLTWQMTNTAVQSAGLWQTLAIAAVAYWAMERKKIHPAIVICVAFAYGGIVLSQTMV; from the coding sequence ATGGATTGGTTGGATTTAATTATAGGGTTTTTTCTGGCAAATATTTTAGGCTATGGCGGCGGGCCTGCTTCCATTCCGCTTATGTATCATGAAATCGTCGACCGCTACCATTGGTCAACTGATGCTGAATTTTCAAACATACTCGCGCTTGGCAATGCCCTTCCGGGGCCGATTGCTACCAAAATTGCCGCGTTTGTCGGATACGATGTATACGGCATTCCGGGCATGGCGATCGCGCTTGCAGCAACGATTGTTCCTTCGGCTGTGGCGCTGATTTTTCTGCTTAAGCTGCTGCAAAAGCATCGCCAATCTCCCATCGTCAAAGGCATGACGCTGCTCGTTCAGCCCGTTGTCGCCATTATGATGCTGCTGCTCACTTGGCAAATGACAAACACGGCCGTGCAATCCGCCGGCCTCTGGCAGACACTCGCCATTGCCGCTGTCGCCTACTGGGCGATGGAGCGCAAGAAAATCCATCCGGCTATCGTCATCTGCGTCGCCTTCGCTTATGGCGGCATCGTGCTTTCGCAGACAATGGTTTAA
- a CDS encoding chromate transporter gives METTTSTKAYGQLSWAMFKTGIFGFGGGPSVIPLIRHEAVTRYDWINDEEFGEILALANALPGPIATKMAAYLGYRLQGWLGALAAVLAHILPSAIAMIALLSAVQILSGSAVVQGMIAAVIPVIAVMLGVMAYEFGNRAVKGLGWVAGLISCALAFLLLQVVNIQDAVVIAAFLLYGTMHFKAAAWVKKRRNNRRDKGNNTSASA, from the coding sequence ATGGAGACGACAACAAGCACCAAGGCATATGGACAGCTTTCCTGGGCGATGTTTAAAACGGGGATTTTCGGCTTTGGGGGCGGCCCCTCCGTTATTCCTCTAATCCGGCATGAGGCGGTTACGCGCTATGATTGGATTAATGATGAGGAGTTTGGCGAAATTTTGGCGCTGGCCAATGCTTTGCCCGGACCGATTGCAACCAAAATGGCCGCTTATCTCGGCTACCGGCTGCAAGGCTGGCTGGGCGCGCTCGCTGCCGTACTTGCTCATATTTTGCCTTCGGCTATCGCGATGATCGCCTTGCTGTCCGCTGTACAAATTCTTAGCGGCTCCGCTGTTGTGCAGGGAATGATTGCTGCGGTTATTCCCGTTATCGCAGTCATGCTTGGCGTTATGGCGTATGAGTTCGGCAACCGTGCGGTGAAGGGACTAGGCTGGGTGGCTGGCCTCATCAGCTGTGCGCTTGCTTTTCTGCTGCTTCAGGTCGTGAATATTCAAGATGCGGTCGTTATTGCCGCGTTCCTTCTCTATGGGACAATGCATTTCAAGGCTGCCGCCTGGGTGAAGAAGAGGAGAAACAATCGGCGGGATAAAGGCAACAATACGAGCGCGAGCGCATAA
- a CDS encoding Lrp/AsnC family transcriptional regulator, translated as MQSKIPPSQADHVIDDIDRKIIAALHINGRISYTDLAKDIGLSRVAVQARINTLLEQGVIERFTAVINPEKIGVTVSAFFNVEVEPKFLHEVADRLSEELVVTSLYHMTGPSKLHMHGLFTSNQEMELFLKEKLYPLPGIMSVDCQVLINRYKSRMGMRL; from the coding sequence ATGCAATCCAAAATCCCGCCCTCTCAGGCGGACCACGTCATTGACGATATTGATCGTAAAATTATCGCTGCCTTGCACATTAACGGAAGGATATCTTACACCGACTTAGCCAAGGATATCGGTTTATCCCGCGTTGCTGTGCAAGCCAGAATCAACACCCTGCTGGAGCAAGGCGTTATTGAGCGCTTCACAGCCGTCATCAATCCGGAGAAAATTGGCGTGACGGTATCGGCTTTTTTCAATGTCGAGGTGGAGCCCAAATTTCTGCATGAAGTAGCAGATCGCTTGTCGGAGGAGCTCGTCGTCACCAGCCTGTATCACATGACAGGCCCCAGCAAGCTGCATATGCATGGCCTGTTCACCAGCAACCAGGAAATGGAGCTATTTTTGAAAGAAAAGCTGTACCCGCTGCCCGGCATCATGAGCGTTGATTGCCAGGTTTTAATCAATCGTTACAAAAGTAGAATGGGAATGAGGCTGTAA